One window of Fundidesulfovibrio putealis DSM 16056 genomic DNA carries:
- a CDS encoding PEP-CTERM sorting domain-containing protein: protein MKRTLSMLIACFTVISAVCAQASTYEFKDSDPTVIFWPDFQASAANNRHNQNSTDVIGDPQITGGTFNFSGHSLQSVALNYTSTSNVLVPADWFFDFNNDSQWDYVFHNSNTNYKNADNYRIYDISGLHMSIDGTTVFTVNGASIEKIVAAPSDGTDTMGKSTVHGGYDYSQWPGGYYGRYDHPVRIDDRLLDPRNAIAIKDQAVTTSLINPVQLIGSISFNGWDDAINKSTGFNTAIWDLGMPGLNLDQYSGKTFTYAYAMLCANDVVYGTAPVPSPEPGTMLLMAAGGLGVILLNRRAKRTRL from the coding sequence ATGAAAAGAACCCTGTCGATGCTCATCGCCTGTTTCACAGTAATCTCAGCAGTTTGTGCGCAGGCATCGACCTATGAATTCAAGGACAGCGATCCCACGGTCATTTTTTGGCCAGACTTCCAGGCCTCAGCCGCCAACAACCGACACAATCAGAACAGTACGGATGTGATTGGCGATCCACAGATCACAGGCGGCACGTTTAACTTTTCCGGCCATTCGCTCCAATCCGTCGCCTTGAACTACACCTCCACCAGCAACGTCCTTGTCCCAGCAGATTGGTTCTTCGACTTCAATAACGACAGCCAGTGGGATTATGTCTTCCACAACAGCAATACCAACTACAAAAATGCCGACAACTACAGAATCTATGACATCTCCGGCCTGCATATGTCCATAGACGGGACCACTGTCTTCACGGTGAACGGTGCGTCCATCGAAAAAATCGTCGCCGCCCCGAGCGACGGAACGGACACCATGGGGAAGTCGACGGTCCACGGTGGCTATGACTACTCCCAGTGGCCCGGCGGCTATTACGGACGTTACGACCACCCCGTCCGCATCGACGACAGGCTCCTCGACCCGCGCAACGCCATCGCCATAAAGGACCAGGCCGTAACAACCAGCCTCATAAACCCCGTCCAGCTCATTGGCAGCATCTCCTTCAATGGCTGGGACGACGCAATCAACAAGTCCACCGGCTTCAATACCGCCATATGGGACCTTGGCATGCCTGGCCTGAACCTGGATCAGTACAGCGGCAAGACCTTCACCTACGCCTATGCCATGCTGTGCGCCAACGACGTGGTCTACGGCACGGCTCCGGTGCCGTCTCCCGAACCTGGGACAATGCTTCTCATGGCTGCCGGAGGACTTGGCGTGATCCTCCTGAACCGCAGGGCCAAAAGAACCAGGCTGTAA
- a CDS encoding Crp/Fnr family transcriptional regulator: protein MSLKNQKFGQGLLETLYRPENSDLLSQLNERRYKKRHILFMPHSKEDLVFIVKEGKLRVYLGLDGKELSLVLLGPGDIYTSHTRAYVVAMEDSAVLTCPVFKFYTLATKNQGFSLPLFMSLGKLLSGSISLIENLYFYDIDKRVAAYFYEEALVHGDETDEGLLVHVGLTVDNIATIVGSSRQTVSSLISGMEKDGILKKVARGEYLVKNMDELKYLAHPCPE, encoded by the coding sequence ATGTCTTTAAAAAATCAAAAATTCGGCCAAGGCCTTCTCGAAACGCTCTACAGGCCCGAGAACAGCGACCTTTTGTCCCAACTGAACGAACGCCGCTATAAAAAACGCCACATCCTGTTCATGCCTCACAGCAAGGAGGATCTGGTCTTCATAGTCAAGGAAGGCAAACTCCGGGTCTATCTGGGGCTGGACGGCAAGGAACTCTCCCTGGTCCTTCTCGGGCCTGGCGACATCTACACCTCGCACACGCGGGCCTACGTTGTGGCCATGGAAGACTCGGCGGTGCTCACCTGCCCGGTTTTCAAGTTCTATACACTGGCTACGAAAAACCAGGGATTCAGCCTGCCGCTGTTCATGTCCCTGGGCAAGCTGCTGTCCGGGTCCATCTCGCTTATCGAGAACCTGTACTTCTACGACATCGACAAGCGCGTGGCCGCCTACTTCTACGAGGAGGCGCTGGTGCACGGCGACGAGACCGACGAGGGACTGCTGGTCCACGTGGGGCTCACCGTGGACAATATCGCCACCATTGTCGGGTCATCCAGGCAGACTGTGTCCTCGCTGATATCCGGCATGGAGAAGGACGGCATCCTGAAAAAGGTTGCGCGAGGGGAATATCTTGTGAAGAATATGGATGAGCTGAAGTATCTTGCGCATCCGTGTCCTGAATAA
- a CDS encoding N-acyl amino acid synthase FeeM domain-containing protein translates to MILAGGIIFTTTQVYGMQQIMISNPSPPPPPPPSPSVFSGGVERRRTIRIRRSALLDAKLETLDRPSIKIAETLDEYIQAFTVLHDVYLASGYISAPAPYGFSFGLHHLLPKSCVFVFKSYLTVLSTMSYIPDTHRFGLPMDDLYKPELDSLRDAGRKVVELGSLATLPQRRMQNLIVFLAKAIFRYALSTKADDLCIMVNPKHVRFYESIFLFEPFGEERHYEKVNAPAVALRVNMQKIEPSLYEAYGNADFETDLHSFFVKMNSHVIDEDIRVENAEKNMPLESEIARKLFTSKPDLLKSLPDEQRIALESLYHKALYAGQRS, encoded by the coding sequence ATGATTTTGGCTGGTGGTATTATTTTTACCACAACCCAGGTGTACGGAATGCAACAAATCATGATCTCAAATCCATCCCCCCCTCCCCCGCCTCCGCCCTCGCCCAGCGTATTCTCTGGCGGGGTTGAACGTCGGCGAACAATCCGCATACGCCGATCGGCCCTGCTTGATGCAAAGCTCGAAACACTTGACCGCCCCAGCATCAAAATTGCCGAAACTCTTGACGAGTACATTCAGGCGTTCACCGTACTTCACGACGTCTACCTCGCTTCCGGCTACATCAGCGCGCCTGCGCCGTACGGATTCAGTTTCGGACTGCACCACCTGTTGCCCAAGAGCTGTGTCTTTGTCTTCAAGTCGTATCTTACCGTGCTGTCGACCATGAGCTACATCCCTGACACCCATCGCTTCGGCCTGCCCATGGACGACCTCTACAAGCCAGAGCTCGACTCACTGCGCGATGCAGGACGCAAGGTGGTGGAACTTGGCTCCCTGGCCACGCTCCCGCAGCGCCGCATGCAGAATCTCATTGTGTTTCTTGCCAAAGCAATCTTTCGATATGCCCTTTCCACAAAAGCAGACGACTTGTGCATAATGGTTAATCCAAAGCACGTCAGATTTTATGAATCAATTTTCCTATTTGAACCATTTGGTGAAGAGCGACACTACGAAAAAGTGAACGCTCCGGCGGTTGCACTTCGCGTCAATATGCAAAAAATTGAGCCCTCACTCTACGAGGCCTACGGGAATGCGGACTTCGAGACAGATTTACACTCGTTCTTCGTCAAGATGAATTCGCATGTCATTGATGAAGACATCAGGGTGGAAAATGCGGAGAAGAACATGCCGCTCGAATCCGAGATCGCAAGAAAGCTGTTCACCTCCAAGCCAGACCTGTTGAAATCTCTTCCCGACGAACAGCGTATTGCCCTAGAATCCCTCTACCATAAGGCATTGTACGCAGGACAACGTTCATAA
- the prsR gene encoding PEP-CTERM-box response regulator transcription factor, with amino-acid sequence MNRTLLIVDDNEDIRQQLKWGLSSEPYQLVFAQDVADALEKFRQASPQVVTLDLGLPPRTEDASQGFACLEELRKRAPASKIIVITGFESREYARRAVDMGAYDFFLKPIDLDELKVMVRRAFHLYDIEQESTSPKPVVGRKATPAGIVGESEQMREVMENVSKVAASDVPVLIQGESGTGKELIARAIHELSPRKAGPMVCINCGAVPENLIESEFFGHERGAFTGAVSTVRGKVEYADKGLLFLDEIGELPTNLQVKLLRFLQEMVFQRVGGRKNLEVNVRVVAATNIDIQEAMRAGTFREDLFYRIGVVTLKLPPLRERGQDVLLLAEHFLRKHGEGLGVKNKTFSKDALDALVRHSWPGNVRELENSVRRAVVMSTSSSITSADFGFEPVFAGDSVSAIPTVTTLKEARSMVEKQLVEAALSRSGGNIVKAAETLGISRPTFYDLLRKHGIDQ; translated from the coding sequence ATGAATCGCACCTTGCTCATAGTTGATGACAATGAGGATATCCGCCAGCAGTTGAAATGGGGGCTCTCTTCCGAGCCGTATCAATTGGTGTTTGCCCAGGACGTTGCGGACGCTCTTGAGAAATTTCGTCAAGCCTCCCCTCAAGTGGTCACTCTCGACCTGGGGTTGCCCCCTCGAACCGAGGACGCGTCGCAGGGGTTTGCCTGCCTGGAAGAGTTGCGCAAGAGAGCTCCGGCGTCGAAGATCATCGTCATCACCGGTTTCGAATCCCGGGAATACGCCCGAAGGGCTGTGGACATGGGGGCGTACGACTTTTTCCTGAAGCCCATCGACCTTGACGAACTCAAGGTCATGGTGCGCAGGGCGTTTCACCTCTACGACATCGAACAGGAGAGCACGTCGCCCAAGCCGGTCGTCGGCAGGAAGGCGACTCCAGCGGGTATTGTAGGTGAATCCGAGCAGATGCGCGAGGTGATGGAGAACGTCAGCAAGGTCGCGGCCTCGGATGTGCCGGTGCTCATCCAGGGCGAGTCAGGCACGGGCAAGGAGCTTATCGCCAGGGCCATCCACGAGCTTTCGCCAAGGAAGGCTGGGCCCATGGTGTGCATAAACTGTGGAGCCGTGCCTGAGAACCTGATTGAATCCGAATTTTTCGGGCATGAACGGGGCGCTTTCACCGGCGCGGTCTCCACCGTGCGCGGCAAGGTGGAATACGCAGACAAAGGGTTGCTGTTCCTGGATGAAATCGGCGAACTGCCGACGAACCTCCAGGTCAAGCTGCTGCGGTTTCTCCAGGAGATGGTCTTTCAGCGGGTCGGCGGGCGCAAAAATCTTGAAGTCAACGTCCGTGTCGTTGCCGCGACCAATATTGATATTCAGGAAGCCATGCGTGCGGGAACCTTTCGGGAGGACCTGTTCTACAGGATTGGCGTCGTCACCCTGAAGTTGCCGCCCTTGCGCGAAAGAGGGCAGGACGTGCTGCTGCTGGCCGAGCACTTCCTGCGCAAACACGGCGAAGGTCTTGGTGTGAAGAACAAGACATTCTCCAAGGACGCATTGGACGCCCTTGTTCGGCATTCCTGGCCTGGAAACGTTCGCGAGTTGGAAAACTCGGTCCGGCGGGCAGTGGTCATGTCGACGAGTTCTTCGATCACTTCGGCGGATTTCGGTTTTGAGCCTGTATTTGCCGGTGATTCGGTTTCGGCAATACCAACCGTGACCACACTGAAGGAAGCCAGGTCCATGGTTGAGAAACAGTTGGTCGAGGCCGCCCTGAGCAGGTCTGGCGGAAATATTGTGAAAGCAGCAGAAACCTTGGGTATCAGTCGGCCGACATTTTACGACCTGTTGAGAAAACATGGGATCGATCAGTAA
- a CDS encoding FAD-binding oxidoreductase, producing MDIDAFVSKAAAIVGPDSLFTDNRHLEQLTDNSLATPRSLACHVRPRTSAQVKALVDLARETGVPLYPISRGHNLGYGDRSPVTDGNVLLDLSMMRAIRNYDAELGHVEIEPGVSQQDLYEFLQAQKQPLWMDTTGAGKNASIIGNTLEGGFGHTPLGNHREEFADAEVVLGTGDIIRTGIFPNLGPDVKGIFVQSNFGIVTAMRIPLMPVPEHFESFVIKAHSKDSLPDIVNVLRRMRLEGIVRSCVHIANPMRYLISSKLCPAEYANTLLDDDDAIRIMSSPLLSVGQWSAAGGFYGLRKTVKAHKSTLKRAFKGIATVQFFSRKTIDRLSAIFQTMSVVPIPFFRKVSESLDSFRSILDMMMGIPTDEAYKNILWRVSSLKDFGLIWFAPVVDAKGDKARRIVEIAAPLYRAHGFEMPLTLTLVSPSRLVGILSITFNKNNQEEKDRAHSLYKALYAAFSADGIHTYRTSIMQMADQDLMPPWKRDFHNVLKHALDPQGIIAPGRYGMK from the coding sequence ATGGACATTGATGCTTTCGTCAGTAAGGCCGCCGCAATCGTTGGCCCTGATTCCCTTTTCACGGACAACAGACACCTCGAACAACTGACGGACAACAGCCTTGCGACGCCAAGAAGTCTGGCCTGCCACGTCCGCCCCAGGACGTCGGCCCAGGTGAAGGCATTGGTGGATCTGGCCCGCGAAACCGGCGTGCCGCTCTACCCGATCAGCCGAGGGCATAACCTGGGCTATGGGGACCGTTCTCCCGTCACGGATGGGAATGTGCTCCTGGATTTGTCCATGATGCGTGCAATCCGGAACTATGACGCAGAGCTGGGCCACGTGGAGATTGAGCCGGGCGTGTCCCAGCAAGACCTGTACGAGTTCCTGCAGGCCCAGAAACAGCCCCTCTGGATGGACACCACCGGAGCAGGCAAGAACGCAAGCATCATCGGAAACACCCTGGAAGGCGGATTTGGCCACACCCCCCTTGGCAATCACCGGGAGGAGTTTGCCGACGCCGAGGTCGTACTTGGAACGGGCGATATAATCCGGACCGGGATATTCCCCAACCTCGGTCCGGACGTAAAAGGAATTTTCGTCCAATCGAACTTTGGCATCGTCACGGCAATGCGCATTCCGCTCATGCCTGTTCCCGAACACTTCGAATCGTTCGTCATCAAGGCGCACTCAAAAGACTCGCTCCCCGACATAGTCAATGTGCTCCGCAGAATGCGCCTTGAAGGGATCGTGCGCAGCTGCGTCCATATCGCGAACCCGATGCGCTATCTCATTTCCTCAAAACTCTGCCCGGCAGAATACGCCAACACACTCCTCGACGACGACGACGCGATTCGCATCATGTCCTCCCCGCTGCTCTCAGTGGGCCAATGGAGCGCCGCAGGCGGGTTCTATGGCCTGCGCAAGACCGTAAAAGCCCACAAGTCCACTTTGAAGCGCGCCTTCAAGGGGATCGCCACCGTACAATTCTTCAGCCGTAAGACGATAGACCGTTTGTCCGCCATCTTCCAGACCATGTCGGTGGTTCCGATTCCTTTCTTCAGGAAGGTCTCCGAGTCCCTGGATTCCTTCAGGAGCATCCTCGACATGATGATGGGGATTCCCACAGACGAGGCATATAAAAACATACTATGGAGGGTCTCGAGCCTCAAGGACTTCGGGCTCATCTGGTTCGCTCCCGTTGTGGACGCCAAAGGGGACAAGGCCAGGCGGATCGTCGAAATCGCCGCGCCGCTGTATCGCGCGCATGGCTTTGAGATGCCCCTCACCTTGACGCTGGTGTCGCCGAGCAGGCTTGTGGGCATCCTGAGCATCACCTTCAACAAGAATAATCAGGAAGAGAAGGACCGGGCACATTCGCTGTACAAAGCCCTCTATGCGGCGTTTTCAGCCGATGGCATTCACACATACAGGACCAGCATCATGCAGATGGCGGACCAGGACCTCATGCCTCCCTGGAAACGGGACTTCCACAACGTCCTGAAGCACGCTCTGGACCCCCAGGGAATCATAGCCCCTGGGCGATACGGCATGAAATAA
- a CDS encoding GNAT family N-acetyltransferase, with protein MTFIVDKLKGVVSHYEADGMRGILDAVRTNIWERRTFLLFAMNIADQHWDIDGKCGNLTLRKGNTGDIGMIVDSWPREFERVYKTRKILENEITKRFNDNIPCFVATDNGSLVSAIWGTPWNYTFDKLKNVTSENATELINLFVNPNYRKLGIGSQLIKFSIMQMAKINYTYAMGRVLPHRTVIQKALYNIGYSCLGRMTYTTVFGSRSCRFEEAQQQSVPSSSA; from the coding sequence ATGACATTCATCGTCGACAAGCTCAAAGGTGTCGTATCACACTACGAGGCGGACGGAATGCGCGGCATTCTTGATGCCGTCCGGACCAATATTTGGGAACGTAGGACATTCTTATTGTTTGCAATGAACATAGCAGACCAACACTGGGACATTGATGGGAAATGTGGGAATCTGACTCTCCGAAAAGGCAATACTGGCGACATTGGAATGATAGTAGACTCTTGGCCTCGTGAATTTGAGCGTGTTTATAAAACAAGGAAAATTCTTGAAAATGAAATTACAAAGAGATTCAATGACAACATTCCATGCTTTGTAGCCACAGACAACGGATCTCTAGTCTCAGCCATATGGGGCACACCATGGAACTATACTTTCGATAAACTTAAAAACGTTACATCAGAGAACGCTACAGAACTCATCAATCTTTTCGTCAACCCCAACTACCGGAAACTCGGAATAGGTTCGCAACTCATAAAATTCTCGATAATGCAAATGGCAAAAATTAACTACACATATGCCATGGGTAGAGTCCTACCGCACCGTACAGTGATACAGAAAGCACTCTACAACATTGGCTACTCCTGCCTTGGGCGTATGACGTACACCACCGTCTTTGGGAGTCGCTCCTGCCGCTTCGAGGAGGCGCAGCAGCAATCCGTACCGTCTTCATCCGCATAA
- a CDS encoding sigma-54 interaction domain-containing protein, producing the protein MHTPPKVLVVVDKPDITELEFVLREGALDYIQRDNAIEHLQALLTRLDGVLFEEELSWADVGERFHIFGSCSEMRKCLKTVAKASKSDVSVLIHGDTGTGKELFARAIHGLSERRNENLIVVDCASLPATLVESILFGYSKGAFTGADSKSEGLVMRAHKGTLFLDEVSELPIDLQKNFLRVLQERRFRPVGAKSEVESDFRLVAATNKDLSQMVKEGLFRADLLYRIQSLKLNLPPLRERREDLIGLANQLLLKSCEKNRVPMKSFSKEFLEILRRHDWPGNVRELENVLDSVVAISHNQPIIYPEQLPFYIRVKAAKRSLGQEGTPAPRVDPMQEPTREWSGRPLPSYKAYRNELLESMERQYFRELQRSSRGDIAKAMKMANLSRARLYEFYKKYNLTGANKDEH; encoded by the coding sequence ATGCACACCCCACCGAAAGTCCTTGTAGTTGTTGACAAACCTGACATCACGGAACTGGAATTCGTTCTCCGCGAAGGTGCGCTGGACTACATCCAGCGTGACAACGCCATTGAGCATCTTCAGGCCCTGCTGACCAGGCTCGACGGGGTGCTTTTCGAGGAGGAACTGTCCTGGGCGGACGTCGGGGAGCGATTCCATATCTTCGGCTCCTGCTCAGAAATGCGCAAATGCCTGAAAACAGTAGCAAAAGCCAGCAAGAGCGACGTCTCCGTCCTGATCCACGGAGACACCGGAACGGGCAAGGAACTCTTTGCCCGGGCCATCCACGGCCTGAGCGAGCGCCGCAACGAGAACCTCATCGTGGTAGACTGCGCTTCGCTTCCCGCGACACTCGTGGAGTCCATCCTCTTCGGTTATTCCAAGGGCGCCTTCACCGGAGCGGACTCCAAAAGCGAAGGCCTGGTCATGCGAGCCCACAAGGGCACACTCTTCCTGGACGAGGTTTCCGAGCTCCCCATTGACCTTCAAAAGAACTTCCTGCGCGTTTTGCAGGAGCGCCGCTTCCGCCCTGTGGGAGCAAAAAGCGAAGTCGAGAGCGATTTCCGGCTTGTCGCAGCCACCAACAAAGACTTGTCACAAATGGTCAAGGAAGGCCTCTTTCGTGCCGACCTGCTCTATCGCATCCAGTCGCTCAAGCTCAATCTGCCGCCGCTGCGCGAACGACGCGAAGACCTGATCGGCCTGGCCAACCAGCTGCTGCTGAAATCCTGCGAGAAAAACCGGGTCCCCATGAAGAGTTTCTCCAAGGAATTCCTGGAAATCCTGCGCAGGCACGATTGGCCCGGCAACGTTCGCGAGCTTGAGAACGTGCTCGATTCCGTGGTGGCGATCTCGCACAACCAGCCGATCATCTACCCGGAGCAGTTACCTTTTTATATTCGGGTCAAAGCCGCCAAACGCTCGCTGGGGCAAGAGGGGACCCCTGCGCCACGGGTTGACCCCATGCAGGAACCCACCCGGGAATGGTCCGGCCGCCCCCTGCCCAGCTACAAGGCTTACCGCAACGAGCTCCTGGAATCCATGGAGCGCCAGTACTTCCGGGAGCTTCAGCGCTCCAGCCGGGGGGACATCGCAAAAGCCATGAAGATGGCCAACCTGTCCAGGGCGCGCTTGTACGAGTTCTACAAAAAATACAATCTGACCGGAGCGAACAAGGACGAGCACTGA
- a CDS encoding PEP-CTERM sorting domain-containing protein, producing the protein MQQFTASGIPGDVQIGDVFQQTTVNTYVAESAKYFKNGDYHNMLGTDVIGLKVDDGILDGVVTSLITAGVNPLGFEYKYVAGEVVSMWYDNGGGAVEIAKVTMTDGGGINLIPQADKIGYSTGTFNLLGQMEVLVDNVFFYNGKDLFDELSPLVVAMSTLDGSINLDKAFDVSGASFKQTVKSSGDMTIYATPEPATMTLLGIGALGAAFLRRRSRRSN; encoded by the coding sequence GTGCAGCAGTTCACCGCTTCCGGAATCCCGGGTGACGTTCAGATCGGCGATGTGTTCCAGCAGACCACCGTTAACACCTACGTTGCCGAATCCGCCAAGTACTTCAAGAATGGTGACTACCACAACATGCTTGGCACCGACGTGATCGGCCTCAAGGTCGATGACGGCATCCTGGACGGCGTGGTGACCAGCCTGATCACTGCCGGCGTTAACCCCCTCGGATTCGAATACAAGTACGTGGCCGGCGAAGTTGTCAGCATGTGGTACGACAACGGCGGCGGAGCTGTCGAGATCGCCAAGGTCACCATGACCGACGGCGGCGGCATCAACCTGATCCCCCAGGCTGACAAGATCGGCTACTCGACCGGTACCTTCAACCTGCTCGGTCAGATGGAAGTCCTGGTTGACAACGTGTTCTTCTACAACGGCAAGGACCTCTTCGACGAACTGTCCCCCCTGGTCGTGGCCATGTCCACCCTGGACGGCAGCATCAACCTGGATAAGGCCTTCGATGTGTCCGGCGCCTCCTTCAAGCAGACCGTCAAGTCCTCCGGCGACATGACCATCTACGCTACCCCTGAGCCCGCGACCATGACCCTGCTGGGCATCGGCGCTCTGGGCGCGGCCTTCCTGCGCAGGCGCAGCCGCCGCTCCAACTAG
- a CDS encoding PilZ domain-containing protein, with amino-acid sequence MLREELLIQNSMVPTHQPKSKLDKITICFDLSTQLALRLRQHSQQTKKAQNSLLNSIIESYFANIDNEHNHQNARDFRKFIRKDISIPAVIELKLTTNETQYKPVHIFNISNGGLGIRMEEKSTRVLENINKQTPFLIIFCIPTPEQIVQILCRPVHVTLNAVTEIGAAFLKIPESLRTTLSRQFEF; translated from the coding sequence ATGCTTAGGGAAGAACTTTTAATACAAAACTCCATGGTTCCAACTCACCAGCCAAAATCCAAACTGGATAAGATCACAATCTGTTTTGATCTATCCACCCAATTGGCGCTCAGGCTTAGACAGCACTCACAGCAAACAAAAAAAGCTCAGAATTCTCTCCTCAATTCGATCATCGAGTCCTATTTTGCGAATATCGACAATGAACACAATCATCAGAACGCCAGAGACTTCCGGAAATTCATACGCAAGGACATCTCAATACCTGCTGTCATTGAACTCAAACTCACGACAAACGAAACGCAGTACAAGCCTGTGCATATATTCAACATATCAAATGGTGGCCTTGGCATCAGAATGGAAGAAAAGAGCACTCGTGTTCTTGAAAACATAAACAAGCAGACGCCGTTTCTGATCATTTTTTGCATTCCTACACCAGAACAGATCGTTCAGATTTTATGCCGCCCTGTTCACGTCACACTCAATGCCGTCACTGAAATAGGAGCGGCATTCCTCAAAATCCCCGAGTCTCTGCGCACGACGCTCAGTCGCCAGTTCGAATTTTAA
- a CDS encoding patatin-like phospholipase family protein: MSQFRNLVFKGGGVKGIAYIGAISALEKLGVLDGVLRVCGTSSGAIMAAHLALGGKAEQLGEMMTSRFLGGLLDGSVWPVRDFTRLIKEYGWFHGRRLAMWLRRHVHDLAGDADLSFATLAALAAQSPKRFRDLTVVATNVTHQCPFIFNAQNTPDVRIWEALRASMSIPFLFSAARLKTGELCVDGGLTWNYPLNYYDDRVWLSRSDDESLFSLLQHPSERNAQRFYNKETLGLMVETRSVVRPQNGQPVEEAREKESFPSYLRSMIGLMTDVTASNFLNLPDWQRTIFIEANGVRATDFKISDAGIRTLFETGTLAAHAYMEWFLAPENQPLNRVGSGPVPH; this comes from the coding sequence ATGTCGCAATTCAGGAATCTTGTCTTCAAGGGGGGCGGCGTCAAAGGCATCGCCTACATTGGCGCGATTTCGGCGCTGGAGAAGCTTGGAGTTCTCGACGGCGTTCTGCGCGTATGCGGCACATCCTCCGGAGCCATAATGGCCGCGCATCTGGCTTTGGGCGGGAAGGCCGAGCAGTTGGGCGAGATGATGACCAGCCGTTTCCTGGGTGGGCTCCTGGATGGTTCGGTGTGGCCTGTCCGGGACTTCACGCGTCTCATCAAGGAGTATGGGTGGTTCCACGGCAGGCGTCTGGCCATGTGGCTTAGGCGGCACGTGCACGACCTGGCGGGAGATGCCGACCTGAGCTTTGCCACGCTCGCCGCCCTGGCCGCACAGTCCCCGAAACGCTTCCGGGACCTTACGGTGGTCGCCACCAATGTGACGCACCAGTGCCCATTCATTTTCAACGCGCAAAACACGCCTGACGTGCGCATATGGGAAGCCCTGCGGGCCTCCATGAGCATCCCCTTCCTGTTCAGCGCCGCGAGGCTCAAGACCGGGGAACTCTGCGTGGACGGTGGGCTGACCTGGAATTATCCGTTGAATTATTACGATGACCGGGTCTGGCTTTCCCGCTCGGATGACGAAAGCCTCTTCTCCCTGTTGCAGCACCCGTCCGAGCGCAACGCGCAACGCTTCTACAACAAGGAGACGCTGGGCCTGATGGTGGAGACGCGCTCGGTGGTGCGGCCCCAGAATGGGCAGCCTGTCGAAGAGGCGCGCGAGAAGGAATCATTCCCGAGCTACCTGCGGTCCATGATCGGCCTGATGACCGATGTCACGGCCAGCAATTTCCTGAACCTGCCGGACTGGCAGCGCACCATCTTCATCGAGGCCAACGGCGTGCGCGCCACGGATTTCAAAATCTCCGACGCAGGCATCCGCACGCTTTTCGAGACGGGAACGCTTGCGGCTCACGCCTACATGGAGTGGTTTCTCGCGCCGGAGAACCAGCCTCTTAACCGGGTCGGTTCCGGGCCTGTGCCCCACTGA
- a CDS encoding response regulator has product MDAYSNKILLIDDDKFVRKSIECLLEDMGYAVLPAEDGFQGLNLLKQHPDADLVLVDLIMPLMDGFSFIQKAREFSQEIPIVVISGVGILEQAVEAIRLGAWDFINKPITNKDLLEIIINRNIEKYMALKASKEYQAFLENLAKMRSNQLDEAIARQKSIVECAKIDVSIYASVFRLLPIPTLLVQSKSLRIFDANDAFLKLTGRTSEHALGVTLDELGFVLPDCSQTVQTAAQLAELPESGAPIACKTPDGKTIQATLKIIPFNEDGIDHLLMMLFEARQESA; this is encoded by the coding sequence ATGGACGCTTACTCCAATAAGATCCTTTTGATTGATGACGACAAGTTCGTCCGCAAATCCATCGAATGCCTCCTGGAAGACATGGGCTATGCCGTTCTTCCCGCCGAGGACGGATTCCAGGGCCTGAACCTCCTGAAGCAGCACCCGGACGCGGACCTCGTCCTCGTGGATCTGATCATGCCGCTGATGGACGGCTTCTCCTTCATTCAGAAGGCGCGGGAGTTCTCGCAGGAAATACCCATCGTGGTCATCTCGGGTGTGGGCATCCTGGAACAGGCCGTGGAGGCCATCCGCCTTGGCGCGTGGGATTTCATCAACAAGCCGATCACCAACAAGGACCTGCTTGAGATCATAATCAACCGCAACATTGAAAAATATATGGCCCTCAAGGCCAGCAAGGAATACCAGGCGTTCCTGGAGAACCTGGCCAAGATGCGCTCCAACCAGCTGGACGAAGCCATCGCCAGGCAGAAGTCCATCGTTGAATGCGCCAAGATCGACGTTTCCATCTATGCCAGCGTGTTCAGGCTGCTGCCGATCCCCACCCTGCTGGTGCAGTCCAAGAGCCTGAGGATCTTCGACGCCAACGACGCGTTTCTGAAGCTGACCGGAAGGACCTCCGAACACGCACTGGGCGTGACTCTGGACGAACTGGGCTTCGTCCTGCCCGATTGCAGCCAGACCGTGCAGACGGCGGCCCAGCTCGCAGAGCTGCCTGAATCCGGCGCGCCCATTGCCTGCAAGACCCCGGACGGGAAAACGATCCAGGCGACGCTCAAGATCATCCCCTTCAACGAGGACGGCATCGATCACCTGCTCATGATGTTGTTCGAGGCACGCCAGGAAAGCGCCTGA